A single window of Flavipsychrobacter sp. DNA harbors:
- a CDS encoding sulfite exporter TauE/SafE family protein encodes MSTGYIIGVLLIGLAAGFLSSMAGVGGGIVIVPALVFLFGFNQKMAQGTSFAMLALPVAFIGAFNYYKAGEVNWKIALMLASTFVIGGFFGSKVALGISPAVLKKFFGILLMVIALKYLFFDK; translated from the coding sequence ATGAGTACAGGATATATTATAGGGGTACTACTAATAGGGCTTGCTGCCGGGTTCTTATCGAGCATGGCTGGCGTAGGCGGCGGTATTGTTATTGTACCCGCTTTGGTATTCTTATTCGGCTTCAATCAAAAGATGGCACAAGGAACCTCTTTTGCCATGCTAGCACTTCCTGTAGCATTCATTGGCGCATTTAATTATTATAAGGCTGGCGAGGTCAACTGGAAAATTGCCCTAATGCTGGCCAGCACCTTTGTAATTGGAGGCTTCTTTGGCAGCAAAGTAGCTTTGGGCATAAGCCCAGCAGTATTAAAAAAGTTTTTCGGCATATTATTAATGGTAATAGCCCTTAAATATCTATTTTTTGATAAATAA